In Leclercia sp. AS011, the sequence CGCCGTAGTGCATGACTACCGCAGGAATATCACCTTGTGCTTCACGCAGGGTTATAGCGAACTGTTTGAAATCAATGCCGCCAATTAGCAGTCCCAGTGGGGGCATGATGATATCGGCAACCAGTGATGAAACGATCTTACCAAACGCCGCACCAATAATTACACCCACTGCTAAATCTACAACATTTCCGCGCATCGCAAATTCGCGAAACTCTTTAATAAAACTCATTATATGCTCCTTGTGCCAGCTGACAGATACAAGTCTAACAAATCATTAGCGAATTGCCATTGAAGAGAGACATACGTCACAGAAATATAACCCTTACATATTATTGGGTTAAAAAGAAAAGGTGCTGATAACAGCACCTTTCAGGTATTAAAGGAAGAAAGGACTTGGCTGGAAAAGACGTTCGACGTCGGTAATAAACTTTTTATCTGTCAGGAACATGATGACGTGATCGCCCTGCTCGATGCGCAGGTTGTCATTAGCGATCATTACATCGTTACCCCGCACTACCGCGCCAATAATGGTACCCGGCGGGAGCTTAATCTCGTCAATGGTTCGTCCCACTACGCGAGACGTGCTTTCATCGCCATGAGCCACGGCTTCGATAGCCTCTGCCACCCCACGACGCAGGGAAGACACACCAACGATATCTGCTTTACGCACATGACTCAGGAGGGCAGATATGGTGGCCTGCTGAGGAGAAATCGCAATATCGATAACACTTCCCTGCACCAGATCGACATAGGCTTTGCGCTGAATAAGCACCATGACCTTCTTAGCGCCCATCCTTTTAGCCAGCATCGCTGACATGATGTTGGCTTCATCGTCGTTGGTAACCGCAATGAAAAGATCGACTTGATCGATATGCTCCTCGGCAAGCAGCTCTTGATCCGATGCATCGCCATAAAAAACGATCGTATTTTGCAGTTTTTCTGCCAGTTCAGAAGCTCGCTGCTGATCGCGTTCGATCAATTTAACGCTGTAATCTTTTTCCAGCTGGCGAGCCAGGCCGGCACCGATATTACCGCCCCCGACCAGCATGATGCGTTTATAGGGTTTTTCCAGTCGCTGAAGCTCACTCATCACCGCACGAATATGCTGGGATGCAGCGATAAAGAACACTTCATCCCCGGCTTCGACAATGGTGGAGCCTTGCGGACGAATAGGGCGGTCATGACGGAAAATGGCGGCGACGCGGGTATCAATGTGTGGCATATGTTCGCGCATCGTGGAGAGTGCATTTCCAATCAGTGGGCCGCCATAATAGGCTTTTACCACCGCAAGGCTGACTTTACCTTCCGCGAAATTCACCACCTGCAGTGCGCCCGGGTATTCGACAAGCCGATAGATACTGTCGATAACCAACTGTTCAGGGGCTATTAAGTGGTCGATAGGCACCGCATCGGAATTAAACAACTTATCAGCATCGCGCACATAATCCGGGGAACGAATCCGCGCGATGCGGTTTGGCGTATTGAATAATGAATAGGCGACCTGACAGGCAACCATATTGGTTTCATCTGAACTGGTGACAGCAACCAGCATGTCGGCATCATCAGCACCCGCTTCACGTAATACTCGCGGATGAGAGCCATGCCCCTGCACGACTCGCAGATCGAATTTATCCTGCAGGCTGCGGAGACGATCGCCATTAGTATCAACGATAGTGATGTCATTATTCTCACCGACCAGGTTTTCTGCCAGCGTGCCGCCCACCTGTCCCGCGCCCAGAATGATTATCTTCATATCTTGTGACCCGTTATCAACATCACTCTTTGATTAGCTTAGCGTAATAGAAGCCGTCGCCTTCTTCTGCGCCAGGCAGATTTTGTTTGCCAGGTCGATCTGCTGTACCTGTCAGATGCAGACGGGCGTCAGAAGTACGCTTCAGGAACGCGGCGATCTGCTGACTGTTCTCTTCTGGCAGTACGGAACAGGTGGCATATACCAGCGTCCCGCCAGTTTTCAGATGTGGCCAGATAGCATCCAGGATCTCTGACTGCAGCTGCGCCAGCTCATTAATATCCCGGTCGCGGCGTAACCATTTGATATCCGGATGGCGGCGGATCACGCCGGTAGCAGAGCAAGGGGCATCCAGTAAAATACGATCGAACTGCTCATCACCACACCACTTAGCAGGGGTGCGCCCGTCGCCCTGCTTAACCTCGGCCTTCATGCCCAGACGTTTAAGGTTATCGTAGACGCGAGAAAGACGCTGCTCGTCAACGTCGACGGCCATGACGCTTGCCTGCGGTGCGACTTCCAGAATATGCGTGGTCTTGCCGCCAGGCGCGGCGCACAGGTCGAGAATACGCTCGCCATTTTGCGGTTCAAGCCAGGTCATACAACCCTGGGCGGAGGCATCCTGAACGGTAACCCAGCCTTGTTCAAAGCCAGGAAGGGCATGCACCGGAGCCGGTGTGGCCAGACGAACCGCATCGCTATAATCCGGGTGCGGGAATCCGCTCATCCCGGCGTCTTCCAGCAGCGCCAGCCAGGCATCGCGAGAGTGGTGATTGCGGTTGACGCGTAACCACATTGGCGGTCGCTGGTTATTTGCCTCAACCAGCGTTTCCCACTGCTGAGGATAGGCTTTTTGCAGGCGTTTTAATAACCATTCCGGGTGCAGGAAACGTTTTTCCGAACGGGCAAACTCCGCCAGCAACTCATCCTGTTGGCGCTGGAACTGGCGTAATACGCCATTAACCAGCCCTTTAAGCTGCGGACGTTTTACCGCAACTGCACCTTCTACGGTTTCAGCCAGTGCGGCATGAGGCGGAATACGGGTATGCAGCAGCTGATAGAAGCCGACCATGATCAGATAGTGAAGCACGCGCTGTTTGCCCGCCATCGGGCGCGCCATCAGCTTGCCAATCAGCCATTCCAGCTGGGGTAACGTGCGCAAGACGCCAAAGCACAACTCCTGAAGCAGTGCCTTGTCTTTATCAGAAACTTTTTGCTGTAACGGTGGCAGGACATTGCTCAGGGATTGGCCCTGTTCGACCACTTGCTCAATCGCCTGTGCTGCCAGGCTGCGTAAATTTTGTTTTTTCATAACCGCAAAAATAAAAATGCCCGGATACACCGGGCCTTAAATGGAGATGATCTCAGGCGAGACTATTGCCAGGCGTAAACCATTCGCGGCGGGAGTTCAGAAGGTCCTGCGCGCTCATAGCTTTTTTACCTGCAGGTTGTAAGGATTCCAGATTCAGGATCCCTTCAACAGTTGCGACCTGAATACCCTGCTTACTGGCTTCGATAATCGTCCCGGGTGCGGCGTTTGCCTGTCCGGCAATAACGGAGGCCTGCCAGACTTTCACCGGTTGACCGTCTATCTCCAGCCAGCTCATTGGCCAGGGATTAAATGCCCGGATGCAACGTTCAAGCTGGGCTGCGGAAAGGGTCCAGTCGAGGCGGGCCTCTTCTTTGCTAAGCTTTTCGGCATAGGTTACCAGAGCTTCGTCCTGAACTTCAGGCCGGGCACGGTTATCTGCCAGCTGTTGCAGCGTATCAATAAGACCTTTTGGCCCAAGTTCTGCCAGTTTGTCATACAGCGTGGCGCTGGTGTCTTCGGCAGTAATGGGGCAAGAGAGCTTATAAAGCATGTCGCCGGTATCCAGACCAACGTCCATCTTCATGATCGTCACACCCGTGTCGGCATCTCCGGCCCACAACGAACGTTGTATTGGTGCCGCCCCGCGCCAGCGCGGAAGCAGAGAGCCGTGGACATTAATGCAACCCAGGCGGGGCATATCCAGCACCGCTTTTGGCAGGATGAGGCCGTAGGCCACAACCACCATGACATCCGCATTTAAATCAGCAACTAACTGCTGATTTTCCTGCGGCCGTAACGAAGCGGGCTGAAACACCGGTAGGCTGTGTTCTTCTGCCAGTACTTTAACCGGGCTCGGCATCAATTTTTTACCGCGGCCAGCCGGGCGATCGGGCTGGGTAAAAACGCCTACAACCTGATGGCCAGACGACAACAGCGCGTCCAGATGACGCGCTGCAAAGTCAGGTGTTCCTGCGAAGATGATACGTAGTGATGTAGACACGTTAATCCTTGTATCCGGGGTCACGTTATGCGCGAGCGCGCATGCGATCCAGTTTCTCTACTTTCTGACGAATACGCTGCTGTTTCAGTGGCGAGAGGTAATCGATAAAAAGCTTACCGACAAGATGATCCATCTCGTGCTGAATGCAGATTGCCAGAAGATCGTCTGCTTCCAGTTCGAACGGCTTACCGTCGCGATCGAGCGCGCGAATTTTAACTTTCTCAGCGCGAGGAACCAGCGCTCTCTGCTCAGGAATAGAGAGACAACCTTCTTCGATTCCGGTTTCGCCGCTTTTTTCCAGTAACTCCGGGTTAATTAGTACCAGGCGTCCTTCACGGTTTTCGGAAACGTCGATGACGATAATGCGCTGATGAATATCAACCTGCGTAGCCGCAAGACCGATGCCTTCTTCGGCATACATCGTATCGAACATATCATCAACGATACGTTGAATTTCTGCATTCACTTCTTTAACCGGTTCGGCGACTTTGCGAAGGCGCTCGTCCGGGATATGTAACACTTGCAAAACTGCCATATATTTCCAGAGTCGTGTTCAGGAGTTGATAAGAATATACCCTCTATTCTAGACAAAACCCCCTCTGATTGACAGCATCAGTGACCAATCGCAAAGATTGCTATAGCGGCTTGTGGCAGGGGAAAGGATGACATCCACAGAGATATGGTTACGCCTGATAAGCATTGGAGAACTGTACGGCGATAAGATGGTGGCGATAGCGCAGCAGTTGCAGCGTGAACCCCATATTAATG encodes:
- the mscL gene encoding large-conductance mechanosensitive channel protein MscL, yielding MSFIKEFREFAMRGNVVDLAVGVIIGAAFGKIVSSLVADIIMPPLGLLIGGIDFKQFAITLREAQGDIPAVVMHYGVFIQNVFDFVIVAFAIFMAIKLINRLNRKKKEEPAAPPAPSKEEVLLTEIRDLLKAQNNRTL
- the trkA gene encoding Trk system potassium transporter TrkA, whose protein sequence is MKIIILGAGQVGGTLAENLVGENNDITIVDTNGDRLRSLQDKFDLRVVQGHGSHPRVLREAGADDADMLVAVTSSDETNMVACQVAYSLFNTPNRIARIRSPDYVRDADKLFNSDAVPIDHLIAPEQLVIDSIYRLVEYPGALQVVNFAEGKVSLAVVKAYYGGPLIGNALSTMREHMPHIDTRVAAIFRHDRPIRPQGSTIVEAGDEVFFIAASQHIRAVMSELQRLEKPYKRIMLVGGGNIGAGLARQLEKDYSVKLIERDQQRASELAEKLQNTIVFYGDASDQELLAEEHIDQVDLFIAVTNDDEANIMSAMLAKRMGAKKVMVLIQRKAYVDLVQGSVIDIAISPQQATISALLSHVRKADIVGVSSLRRGVAEAIEAVAHGDESTSRVVGRTIDEIKLPPGTIIGAVVRGNDVMIANDNLRIEQGDHVIMFLTDKKFITDVERLFQPSPFFL
- the rsmB gene encoding 16S rRNA (cytosine(967)-C(5))-methyltransferase RsmB, yielding MKKQNLRSLAAQAIEQVVEQGQSLSNVLPPLQQKVSDKDKALLQELCFGVLRTLPQLEWLIGKLMARPMAGKQRVLHYLIMVGFYQLLHTRIPPHAALAETVEGAVAVKRPQLKGLVNGVLRQFQRQQDELLAEFARSEKRFLHPEWLLKRLQKAYPQQWETLVEANNQRPPMWLRVNRNHHSRDAWLALLEDAGMSGFPHPDYSDAVRLATPAPVHALPGFEQGWVTVQDASAQGCMTWLEPQNGERILDLCAAPGGKTTHILEVAPQASVMAVDVDEQRLSRVYDNLKRLGMKAEVKQGDGRTPAKWCGDEQFDRILLDAPCSATGVIRRHPDIKWLRRDRDINELAQLQSEILDAIWPHLKTGGTLVYATCSVLPEENSQQIAAFLKRTSDARLHLTGTADRPGKQNLPGAEEGDGFYYAKLIKE
- the fmt gene encoding methionyl-tRNA formyltransferase, translating into MSTSLRIIFAGTPDFAARHLDALLSSGHQVVGVFTQPDRPAGRGKKLMPSPVKVLAEEHSLPVFQPASLRPQENQQLVADLNADVMVVVAYGLILPKAVLDMPRLGCINVHGSLLPRWRGAAPIQRSLWAGDADTGVTIMKMDVGLDTGDMLYKLSCPITAEDTSATLYDKLAELGPKGLIDTLQQLADNRARPEVQDEALVTYAEKLSKEEARLDWTLSAAQLERCIRAFNPWPMSWLEIDGQPVKVWQASVIAGQANAAPGTIIEASKQGIQVATVEGILNLESLQPAGKKAMSAQDLLNSRREWFTPGNSLA
- the def gene encoding peptide deformylase, translating into MAVLQVLHIPDERLRKVAEPVKEVNAEIQRIVDDMFDTMYAEEGIGLAATQVDIHQRIIVIDVSENREGRLVLINPELLEKSGETGIEEGCLSIPEQRALVPRAEKVKIRALDRDGKPFELEADDLLAICIQHEMDHLVGKLFIDYLSPLKQQRIRQKVEKLDRMRARA